From Schizosaccharomyces pombe strain 972h- genome assembly, chromosome: II, the proteins below share one genomic window:
- a CDS encoding WD repeat-containing protein yields the protein MSNGEFIDQYLLPESGAILQDYLDDYFYTSWYTGNRNLIQLDHYGFPTASNFELNPKSTDNCGTVDFQGIPWGNKAIGKRKNFRLYRLHTYSLSCNHSDWSPEELSLDTVQVAAEDSFYEFQRFLKNPNCLRNHHHLCKSVKVVGEHSVIYVSNNSIRMENTLHDNSVQIIDLKNNILQKKAISCLDTTNAVGCLGTLYGQYCIFNFKNGSFSTRKLSDDSINHIQLFSEKKFILGCNDGAVYVEDVQRTSPILVYRCSNAVNCVQLFDETPLALVCTDSKDAMLIDIRSNSVSAKLPHSDSVLTGSWHPNGNILATGGQDTTAKVWDIRALGKSFRNLGSQMSAVTNLCFSPLGESLAVTEQADFVQLFDTKLFNTSQVIDFFGEIAGTAYSSSGDSLFIGVDDPMLGGILEFRRPLQHPLSFIF from the exons ATGTCCAATGGAGAATTTATAGACCAGTATTTGCTTC CTGAAAGTGGAGCTATACTTCAAGATTATCTAGatgattatttttacacTTCTTGGTATACAGGAAACCGGAATTTAATTCAGTTAGACCACTATGGATTCCCCACTgcatcaaattttgaattgaaCCCAAAAAGCACCGATAATTGTGGGACAGTGGATTTTCAAGGAATTCCCTGGGGAAATAAAGCAATTGGTAAACGGAAAAACTTTCGTCTTTATCGATTACACACTTATAGCCTGTCTTGCAATCATTCAGACTGGTCACCCGAAGAGCTATCGCTAGATACTGTACAAGTCGCCGCTGAAGACTCGttttatgaatttcaaagatttttgaaaaatccTAATTGCTTGCGGAATCATCACCATCTTTGCAAAAGCGTAAAGGTGGTTGGTGAGCATTCTGTCATTTATGTGAGCAATAACAGCATCAGAATGGAAAACACATTGCATGATAATTCTGTTCAAATCATTGACCTTAAGAATAATATCCTTCAGAAAAAAGCGATATCATGTTTGGATACTACAAATGCCGTAGGATGTCTGGGAACATTGTATGGACAATAttgtattttcaattttaaaaacggAAGTTTTAGTACTCGTAAGCTTTCAGATGATTCGATTAATCatattcaacttttttccgaaaaaaaattcatcctTGGCTGTAATGATGGTGCTGTTTATGTGGAAGATGTCCAGCGTACTAGCCCCATTCTTGTTTACAGGTGTTCAAATGCTGTTAACTGCGTCCAActttttgatgaaactCCATTAGCGCTTGTATGCACGGATTCGAAAGACGCCATGTTAATAGATATTAGATCAAATTCCGTTTCAGCCAAACTTCCCCATTCCGACTCTGTACTTACTGGTTCGTGGCATCCAAATGGAAATATTTTGGCTACTGGAGGACAAGATACAACGGCTAAAGTTTGGGACATACGTGCCCTTGGTAAGTCGTTTCGAAATCTAGGTAGCCAAATGAGTGCTGTGACGAATTTGTGCTTTTCTCCATTAGGTGAAAGCTTAGCTGTCACGGAACAAGCCGATTTTGTTCAACTTTTTGAtactaaattatttaatacaTCCCAAGTTATTGACTTTTTTGGAGAAATCGCCGGAACCGCTTACTCATCTTCTGGCGACAGTTTATTTATTGGTGTAGACGATCCCATGTTGGGTGGCATTTTAGAATTTAGGAGACCTTTACAACATCCGCTATCtttcatattttaa
- the san1 gene encoding RING finger protein, whose translation MDSNTNENNSHASSNERQSSEGHDDYLNRNPNSEATEGEEGTHPTTGTQPVAFSIGTMFIITPQANFEGGENDPFANPFQPPVKRAVKEAWDSFEPLSNDQLMDLTCPICYDDMNENDEKQATKMPCGHIFGKNCLQKWLENHCTCPLCRKEVPHETVGSAHPPILFIIPHSHTLRGNQGNTAVSQENASNGVHSDFHPSEELNNANTDGRTGVDEPARQLHRIAFNRIRFILAPNRSATNTPVENTHPENPDSNTSTPTTRSEPLAGEGASIDAENASSRQETTPSDSRPSTLTSLFNAFFSSMPDRPSSNEPMTSNLTSNSGSMTNSTSTDLPTSNLPSQNAPARPVEPSPSIQPPNLLNLPTASPESTSWLPGSQTNIPANTNRSERPFTQLMTFHGLPSLADLPAVLESMFRPSGNNNLLNLNGIFHPDHNAQTENGQTLPENTDDTNSNATSAVPNLQNLNQQNAVTMGTNTPNNGSSPAVHPVIHIYLSRPPLQPAVSEQETPSEAVSREGTRSTDATMEDSSRPPSNGSFQGPGITHLSEMGQRILQRFQEEMENRMNQTRSESSTPAQQSAAGSSINVDTAGRQPSDEINIPGEYENSSEVAGSRNQTPTHSSIAVDTLSNVAVDQPAISTPSDVVGSDAGDTSKVSSGTSTPRMAAPIARRSNRHHPYSRPSSTRPQCQLEDQGICDPNDRFVHFECGHSVHERCQQSTSNSENQMDEEIGECPKCRNEEHK comes from the coding sequence ATGGATTCCAATACAAATGAGAATAATTCTCATGCATCATCAAACGAGAGACAATCATCTGAAGGGCATGATGACTATTTGAATCGTAATCCAAACAGTGAAGCAACTGAGGGTGAAGAAGGTACCCACCCTACCACGGGGACTCAACCAGttgctttttcaattgGTACAATGTTTATCATAACTCCTCAAGCCAATTTCGAGGGTGGAGAAAATGATCCGTTTGCCAATCCCTTTCAACCACCCGTAAAACGCGCTGTAAAAGAAGCCTGGGATTCTTTCGAACCTTTGTCTAATGACCAACTGATGGATTTGACTTGTCCGATCTGTTACGATGAtatgaatgaaaatgatgaaaagcAGGCTACCAAGATGCCATGTGGCCACATATTCGgtaaaaattgtttacaaaaatggCTTGAAAATCATTGTACATGTCCTCTTTGTAGAAAAGAGGTTCCCCACGAAACAGTAGGTTCAGCTCATCCtcctattttatttatcattCCACACTCACATACGCTTCGTGGCAACCAAGGCAACACCGCGGTTTCTCAAGAAAATGCATCAAATGGTGTTCATTCCGACTTTCATCCATCTGAGGAGCTTAACAATGCAAACACTGATGGTCGAACCGGCGTAGACGAACCAGCTCGGCAACTGCATCGCATTGCTTTTAACCGAATACGTTTTATTCTAGCTCCAAATCGATCTGCCACCAATACCCCTGTTGAAAATACTCACCCTGAAAACCCTGACTCAAACACCTCAACACCTACTACTCGTAGTGAGCCCTTAGCAGGAGAAGGTGCCTCTATTGATGCCGAAAATGCTAGCTCTAGACAAGAGACTACTCCTTCGGATTCTCGTCCTTCGACGCTTACGTCCTTATTTAatgctttcttttcatctATGCCTGATCGCCCTTCCTCTAATGAACCTATGACTTCGAATCTTACCTCTAATTCTGGTAGTATGACGAATAGTACTTCCACAGACTTGCCAACTAGTAACTTGCCCTCTCAAAATGCTCCAGCTAGACCAGTTGAGCCGTCACCTTCAATACAGCCTCCCAATTTGCTAAATCTTCCAACGGCTTCGCCTGAATCAACTTCATGGCTTCCTGGAAGCCAAACAAATATCCCTGCAAATACGAATCGATCTGAAAGGCCTTTTACACAGTTAATGACGTTCCATGGTCTTCCTTCATTAGCCGATTTACCAGCTGTTCTTGAGTCTATGTTCCGTCCTAGCGGTAATAATAACCTGCTTAATTTAAATGGAATTTTCCATCCCGATCACAATGCGCAGACTGAAAACGGTCAAACGTTGCCAGAGAATACTGACGACACCAACAGCAACGCTACGTCCGCAGTTCCCAATCTACAGAATTTAAATCAGCAAAATGCTGTAACTATGGGTACAAATACACCAAATAATGGTTCCTCCCCTGCTGTTCATCCAGTAATTCATATATACTTGTCGAGACCGCCTTTACAACCTGCAGTTAGCGAACAGGAAACTCCTTCTGAAGCGGTTTCAAGGGAAGGTACTAGAAGTACAGATGCTACGATGGAAGATTCAAGTAGACCTCCAAGCAATGGCTCTTTCCAAGGTCCTGGTATTACCCATCTCAGTGAAATGGGGCAGCGCATTTTGCAAAGGTTTCAGGAAGAAATGGAGAATCGAATGAATCAAACTAGAAGTGAATCGAGCACCCCTGCTCAGCAATCAGCTGCTGGAAGCAGCATTAATGTTGACACTGCCGGGCGACAACCTTCCGATGAGATAAATATTCCTGGCGAATACGAAAACTCGAGTGAAGTTGCAGGATCACGAAATCAAACTCCTACCCATTCTTCCATTGCTGTAGACACCTTGAGTAATGTTGCGGTAGACCAGCCTGCGATATCCACTCCGTCGGACGTTGTTGGTAGTGATGCCGGTGATACTAGCAAGGTTTCGTCGGGAACTAGCACTCCTCGAATGGCTGCTCCGATTGCTAGACGATCAAATCGGCATCATCCGTATAGCAGACCTAGCTCAACGCGTCCTCAGTGTCAGCTTGAGGATCAAGGCATTTGTGATCCTAATGATAGATTTGTGCACTTCGAATGCGGTCATTCAGTACATGAAAGATGCCAGCAATCTACTAGCAACTCCGAAAATCAAATGGACGAAGAAATTGGAGAATGCCCAAAATGTCGTAATGAAGAGCATAAGTAA